In Aspergillus flavus chromosome 3, complete sequence, one genomic interval encodes:
- a CDS encoding Rpp14/Pop5 family-domain-containing protein has translation MVRVKHRYLLLDILYPDPTSWPSSTAPKNAPLNAQSQLRIHSPTSDALTPSLLAKMVREEVAEVFGDWGVGRLGGVTAGGVSVKYLSPATSTAIIRCPRASFRLVWTALTYMSRVPEYGDSNRSRRSDVPLTRPCVFRVIRVSGTMRKAEEEAIRRARKEIVRLRGAEEVGVLGGLVGGLEYEEGSGVAEDVMGDEEEDVDMGSDGED, from the exons ATGGTCCGCGTCAAACACCGCTACCTCCTCCTCGACATCCTCTACCCAGATCCCACCTCATGGCCTTCCTCAACAGCGCCCAAAAATGCACCACTAAACGCACAATCCCAATTGCGAATCCACTCGCCCACATCCGACGCCCTGACGCCGAGCTTACTCGCAAAGATGGTGAGGGAGGAAGTCGCGGAGGTATTTGGTGATTGGGGCGTGGGGAGACTGGGTGGTGTTACCGCTGGAGGTGTTAGTG TTAAATATTTGTCGCCTGCGACTTCGACGGCTATTATTCGTTGTCCGCGCGCGTCGTTCCGGCTTGTTTGGACCGCGCTTACTTATATGTCTCGGGTGCCAGAGTATGGGGACTCGAATCGGTCGAGGCGGTCGGATGTTCCGTTGACGAGGCCTTGTGTTTTTCGGGTCATTAGAGTTTCTGGTACGATGCGGaaggcggaggaagaggcgatTCGGCGGGCGAGGAAGGAGATTGTGCGGTTGAGAGGCGCGGAGGAGGTTGGGGTGCTTGGGGGTTTGGTTGGTGGATTGGAATATGAGGAGGGCTCTGGTGTTGCTGAGGATGTGATGggggatgaagaggaggatgttgatatgGGGAGTGATGGGGAGGATTGA
- a CDS encoding putative ATP binding protein — protein MPFAQLVIGPPGAGKSTYCNGMHQFLGAIGRKCSIVNLDPANDKTSYPCALDVRDLVTLEEVMSEDHLGPNGGILYALEELEENFDWLEEGMKELGDDYVLFDCPGQVEIFTHHSSLRNIFFKLQKMGYRLIVIHLIDSYNLTLPSMYISALILSLRAMLQMDLPHLNVLTKIDNLSNYAPLPFNLDYYTEVQDLSYLLPHLEAESSRLSHDKFGALNQAIIDLVEDFGLVAFETLAVEDKKSMMSLLHVIDRASGYVFGPAEGANDTVWQVAVRDGLGTMDVRDVQERWLDAKDEHDELERQQLEAEAKARDEAAGPTKPSAGYEDDDEYDDLGRGFIPDGGVKVVRKS, from the exons ATGCCGTTTGCGCAGCTAGTGATTGGGCCTCCCGGCGCGGGAAAGTCGACATATTGCAATGGCATGCATCAGTTCCTCGGGGCAATTGGCCGCAAATGTTCGATCGTGAATCTGGACCCCGCAAATGATAAAACATCCTACCCATGTGCGCTGGATGTTCGCGACCTGGTCACGCTCGAGGAGGTAATGAGTGAAGACCACCTGGGTCCTAACGGAGGTATATTGTATGCGCTAGAAGAACTGGAGGAGAACTTTGACTGGCTGGAGGAGGGGATGAAGGAACTCGGAG ATGACTATGTTCTATTTGACTGCCCAGGTCAGGTCGAGATTTTCACGCATCACTCTTCATTACGGAACATTTTCTTCAAGCTCCAAAAAATGGGATATAGA TTAATCGTAATACACCTAATTGACTCCTATAACCTCACTTTACCTTCTATGTACATATCcgccctcatcctctcccttcGAGCCATGCTTCAAATGGACCTTCCCCACCTCAACGTCCTCACCAAGATCGACAATCTCTCGAACTACGCTCCGCTCCCTTTCAATCTAGACTATTACACAGAGGTCCAAGACCTTTCATATTTGCTGCCGCACCTGGAAGCGGAATCGTCTCGGCTTTCGCATGATAAGTTCGGGGCCCTCAATCAAGCCATTATAGACCTCGTTGAGGATTTCGGGCTCGTTGCATTCGAAACGCTGGCTGTCGAAGACAAGAAGAGCATGATGAGCCTATTGCACGTCATTGACCGGGCAAGCGGGTATGTGTTCGGACCTGCTGAAGGTGCAAACGATACCGTCTGGCAGGTTGCTGTCCGGGACGGTCTAGGCACTATGGACGTTCGAGATGTACAGGAACGCTGGTTAGATGCCAAAGATGAGCACGATGAACTTGAAAGGCAACAGTTGGAAGCAGAGGCCAAAGCACGAGACGAAGCAGCCGGCCCTACCAAACCCAGCGCCGGTTACGAAGACGACGATGAGTACGACGATCTTGGCAGGGGATTCATACCAGACGGCGGAGTGAAAGTTGTACGAAAATCATGA